The Naumannella cuiyingiana DNA window AGCCGGTGATCACCAAGACCTCGCGGAATGCCTTCACCACGACCAATCTGCAGCAGATCCTGACCCAGCACGGCGTGGGTACGCTGATGATCAGCGGCATCCAGACCGAGCAGTGCTGCGAGACGACCGCGCGGCTGGCGGCCGACCTCGGCTATGACGTCGAGTTCGTCACCGAGGCCACCGCCACCTTCCCGATCCCGCACCGCGATCGTGGGCCGGCCGCGACCGACGCCGACTGGGACGCGATCCTTGCCGATCCGCGCACGCTCGGCACCGATGCCGTGATCGAGCGGACCGAGTACGCCCTCGCGGGCCGGTTCGCGCGGATCGTGTCGCTGGACGAGCTGACCGCCACCGGCTGACGGGCGGCGGGTGCTCGCGGCGATCGGCGGCCCATGTTGACGTGATCAAGATTGACGGGCCGGGCGAACAGTCGCACGCTGCGATCATGATCAGCTCAACAGCACCCGAGCCCATCGTGACCCCGCCCGGCCTCGCCGGCGTGGTCGTCGCGGACACCGCGATCGGCGATGTCCGCGGTGAGGAGGGGTTCTTCCACTACCGGCAGTACGACGCGACCGAGCTCGCCCGCGAGCACACCTTCGAAGACGTCTGGCATCTTGTCCTGCGCGGTGCGCTGCCCGCGGCCGAGCAGCGGGAGAGCTGGCGGCGCGAGGTCGCGGAATCGCTGCAGGTCCCGGCCGAGCTCGCCGAACGACTGGTCACGGTGATGGGCGCGAGCGCGAGCGACGATCCGCTGCTCACCCTGCGTACCGCGCTGTCGGCGTACGGGGCGTTGACCGCGGATCGACCGCTGTGGGACAGCGACGAGCAGACCAAGCAGGTACGCGCGGTGCGGTCCGCCGCGGTCGTGCCGTGGTTGGTGACCGCCGCCCACAGCCTGGCGGGCGGGCGCGAACCGCGCGCTCCGCGGCCGGAGCTCGGCTACGTCGGCAGCTATCTGGCGATGCTCACCGGTCGCGAACCGAGCGCGCGTGAGGTCGAGGCACTGAGCCGCTATCTGGTGCTGACCATCGACCACGGCTTCAACAACTCGACCTTCACCGCCCGCACGGTCGCCTCCACCGGGACCGACCTGACCTCGTGCCTGGTCGCCGGTGTCGGCGCGCTGGCCGGGCCGCTGCACGGCGGCGCGCCGAGCCGGGCGCTGGACGCGCTCGACGAGATCGCCTTGGCCGACCGCGCCGAGGCCTGGGCACGCGGCCAGCTCGCCGAGGGGCACCGGGTGATGGGATTCGGGCACGCCGTCTATCGGAGGTTGGATCCGCGCTCGGAGCTGCTGAAGGAGACCGCGATCGGGCTCGGCGGACCGACGGCGGAGCTCGCCGTCGCGGCGGAGGCCGAGGTGATCAAGGTGCTGGACGAGGCCAAGCCCGGCCGCCCGCTGCGCGCCAACGTCGAGTACTACGCCGGCGTCGTCATGGAGGCGTGCGGGGTGCCGCGCGAGATGTTCACGCCGACCTTCGCCTGCAGCCGGGTTGTCGGCTGGACCGCGCACGTGCTGGAGCAGAGCCGCGACCGCAAGATCATCCGGCCGAGTTCGCGCTATGTCGGGCCGCCGGTCCCGGTCTCCGGCTGACCGGTGTAGGTGGCGCGCGGGCGGAAGCGCAACGGCTTGCCCTGCTCCTCGATGCCGTGCGCGACGAAGCCGGCCAGGCGGGCGAGGGTGAAGATCACCGAGCCGGCGTCGCGGGGCAGGCCGGCGCCGATGCTGAGCGCGGCGAGCCCGAGGTCGACGTTCGGCGCGATCCGGTGCCGGCGGGCGACGCGCGCGGCGAGCTGGTCCACCGCGGCGACGACGTCTGGGGCGAAGCGGTCGACCGCGGCGAGAAGGACCTCGAGCCGCGGGTCGGGCCCGGTGTAGACGGTGTGTCCGAAGCCCGCCGGGACGGTGTCGACGTCGACCGGGTCGAGCAGCTCGCGGCTGAGCAGGTCGTACGCCGGCGCGGACGCGGCGCCGTGCCGATGCCCGGCCATCGCCGAGGCGCCGGTGAGCATGATCAGATAGGGGTCCGCGCCGGTGCTCGCCGCCGCGCGGGCGGCGAGCGTCGAGGTTGCCAGCTCATGATCGGCGAGTACGCCGAGCGCGATGTCGACCGCCCGTAACTGCGCCGGGGTCGGCGGGCGAGCGACGAGACCGGCCCACGTGCCCGCCGCCACCGCGCCGGGCGGGATGGGTTCGGCCAGGGTCGGGTCGGCCAGGGTCGGTTCAGTGAGGGTCGGGTCGGTGGGGGTCGGTTCGGCCAAGGTCGGGTCGACGGGGGTCGGTTCGACCAGGATCGGGTCGCCTTGCCCCTCGCCGACCGCGCGCCCGGTGGTGCCGCGCAGGGTCGCGATCGCGGTGGCGATCGCCCGGCGCCCGGCCTGCCGGAAGTGCTCGGCGCTCAGGTCGTCGCGCTCGGGATCGGTGGCCGCGGCGTACAGGATGCCGAGACGAATGCGATCGCAGCGCGAGTAGCCGGCCACGGCGTCGACCGGGGCGCCGGGGCAGGCCGGCCAGGGCACCCTCGGCGCAGGCTCGTCCCAGATCAGTTCGGCGACGCGCTCGAACGTCCCGCGTTCGGCGAGCTCGCCGGCGTCGCGGCCGCGGAACAACAGGCGGCCACCGGGATCGAGGCTGGTGACGGCGGTATCGACGGTCACCTCGAAGACCCCGCGCCGTGGCCGATGACGGCGCTCAGTCAGCCGGCTCACCTCGTCTCGGCGGAACCGCGATCCGTCCTGGCGCGAGCGTCCGTCCTCGACCCGATGCAGCAGGCCCCGGCTGACGTAGGCGTAGACCGTTGACACCCGCACGCCGAGCAGATCGGCCGCCTGCTGCGTGCTGATCAACTCGTCGCTCACGCGGTCAACGTAGTGAAGCGCTCCGCGCCGGCCAACGTCGCACCCTGCGCTCCGGCCCCGGCCGCCGCCGGTGAGCGCCCGCCGGCACGCGTCAGTGCCCCTGCCTCCGCCCGGTGCCGAGGGTCGGATCCTCGCCGGGCTCACGGATCCTCGCCGGGCTCACGGACCTCACCGGGCTCACGGACCTCACCGGGGGCTCAGGGGTCGTCGTCGGGCGGGCCGGGCCCTCCGGCCGCCTTCCCGGAGCCGGCGCGTCGGTGGAGGAGCCTCGGGTGCCGAAGTGGGCGGCGGGCGGCATCGACCCGGCTGGGCGGCAGCACCTCGGGCAGGCCGTCGGCGGCGATGCGTACCTCCCACTGGCTGCCGGCTGCGGCGCCGGGCCGGGGCTCGATCAGCCCGTGGTGGTGCCGACACAGGAGCACCAGGTTGGTCAGCCTGGTGGCCCCGCCGGCCTGCCACGGGATGATGTGGTGGGCCTCGCAGCGCTCCGGTGGGCGATCGCAGCCGGGCAGCACGCAGCCTCGGTCGCGGACGGTGAGGGTGGCGCGGATGGGCGCGGTGACGAGGCGGTGTTCGCGACCGACGTCGAGGGGCTGCCCGGCCCCGCCGAGCACCACCGGCAGCAGCCCGGCATCGCAGGCCAGCCGGCGCATCGAGGCAAGCGAGACTCGGGCGCCCGTGCGCAGCGACTCGCCGCTCGCGCGTCCCGGCGCCGAACCGGCGAGCGCGCGAAGCTGTTCGTGCCCGATGGTGACGACGATCCGCGGGCGCTCGCCGCCGTGCGTCGGCGCGGTCCGGCACGCCTGGGCGTGGCTGATCAGCTCGACCAGGCCGTCCGCGCGGCGTTGCTCGGGCGAGCTGAGCTCGGCCTCGCTCGGATCGCGGCCGGCAACGGAGCGGTCGCGGGTGGCGTGGGCATCGATGACGGCGACGAATGCCTCACCGTCGAGCTGGGGCAGTCGACCGCGGAAGCTGATGGTGCCGTGCCCGTCGGCCGTGAAGGTGAGCGACCGAGCCTGATGGGCGCGCCGCTCGGCGCGCTCCAGCGCCACGCGATCGTGCTCATCGGCGATCTCGGGGGCGATGATCTCGACGAGGTGGTTGCCGAGGCGGCGCAACATGGCGGGATCGAAATGCTGCGCCGTCGCGTGGTCGATCATGGTCGCCTCGCCGGCGGCGAGCTCACCGGCGGACAGGTCGCCCGGCAGGCGATCGAGCGCATCGACGATCGCGCCGGCCTGATCGGTGCTGATCCCGGCGCGCGCGTGCGCGTCGGCGACGGCGCCGAATCGGCCGAGCCGGTGCGCGTCCTTGATCAACGCCGCGGCGCGGCCCGGGGTGACTCGCCCGGTCTGGGCCAGCCAGGTCCGGGTCGAGGACCCCTGCGCGGTCATCGCATCGTCGGCATCGTCGACCGCGCGGATGCCGGCCGCGATGATCGCATCCATCCGGTCACGCAATCGGAGCCAGCTCGCCAACTCGGCCAACCGCGCACGCGGATCGGGCGCAGCGGTCAGGGTGCCCTCGCGCACGCCGCGCAGCGCGGCGTCGATCAGCCGCTGCGCCTGGCCGGCAGTTCCCCCGAACTCCTCCATACCCGAGAGCGTAGGGTCGCCCACTGACACAGACGGCGCCCCGAGCTCGTCGGGACTGCCTTTTCCACAAGCGATCCCGAATACATGCGTCTGTGGAAAAGAGATTGGGCCAGGTCAGGACCACACCCCGGAGCTGCCGCGCCGGTGACTGGTCACCAGGTGGGTGTCGACGATCCCCACGGCCTCCATCAGGGCGAACATCGTCGTCGGACCGACGAACCGGAACCCCTTCTTGCGCAGAGCCTTCGCCAAGGCCACCGACTCCGGGGAGCTGCTCGGCACTTCGTCTGCGGTCCGCGGCTCCGGCGTACGCTCCGGCCGGAATCCCCAGACGAAGTCGGCGAGCCCGCCCTCGGCTCGCAGCTCCAGCGTCGCCCGGGCGTTGCCGATCGTCGCGTCGATCTTGGCGCGGTTGCGGATGATCCCCGCGTCGGCGAGCAACCGCTCGCGATCGGCGTCGCCATAGCGAGCCACCAGCTCCGGGTCGAAGTGATCGAATGCCTCGCGGAAGTTGTCGCGCTTGCGCAGGATCGTCGCCCAGGACAGGCCCGACTGGAACGCCTCGAGGCTGAGCCGCTCGAACAGCCCGCGCTCATCGCGTACCGGCATGCCCCACTCGGTGTCGTAGTAGGTGCGCAGCAGCGGATCCGCATCCGCCCACACCGGACGCTGCAGCCCGTCGTCACTGGTGACAGTCATGGCACGACGCTATAGCGTTCCGGGCATGACAAGATCACGAAAGACAGGGTTGTCCACAGCGATCGTGTCAGCGGTGCTGGGGGCTACAGCGCTGATCGCATCCGTCTCGACCGCGCCGAGTGCCCATGCGGGCGCGACGGCCATGAACACCGAGGAACGCGAGGTGCTTCGCCTCGTCAACGTCGAACGGGCCAAGGTCGGCTGCCCGGCCGTCCGCGAGCACACGACGCTGGCCACCGTGGCCCGCGCCCACAGCGTCGACATGGCGCGCTATGACTACTTCAGCCACACCGGCCGGGACGGGCGCAGCCCGTTCGACCGGATGCGGGATGCCGGCTACACCGGCAGCGTGATGGCCGAGAACATCGCGGCCGGTCAGCAGACCCCGGCCGCGGTGATGAAGTCGTGGATGAACAGTTCCGGCCACCGGGCCAACATCCTGAACTGCCGTTACCGCGATCTGGGGGTCGGCGTCGCTCGCGGCGGGAGCTACGGGATCTACTGGACGCAGAACTTCGGCGGCTGAGACGGGCCGCCCCGCGCACCTCGACCTAGGTACGCGGGGCGGGTGCCGCTTCTGGCGTCGGGCTCAGGACAGCGCGGTCAGCACGCGGTCCAGCGCCTGGACGGCGCGGGTGATGTCCTCGGCGCTGACGGTCAGCGCGGGACGGAACCGGATCGACGACGCGCCGCAGCCGAGCATGAAGATCTTCTCGTCGGTCCGCAGCTTGTCGATCACGCGGTCGCGCAGCTCGCCATCGGGCAGCGTGATCGCGCACATCAGGCCCGCGCCGCGCGGATCGCTGACGACACCCTCGTGCTTGGCCGCCAGCTCGCGCAACTGCGCCAGCAGCTCCTCCCCGCGCTCCTCGGCGTTGTTGATCAACTTGTCGGCCTCGATCACCTCGAGGATCCGGCGCGAGCGGACCATGTCGGTCAGATTGCCGCCCCAGGTCGAGTTGATCCGCGACGGCACCTCGAAGACGTTGTCCTCGACCTCGTCCACGCGGCCGCCGGCCATGATCCCGCAGACCTGCAGCTTCTTGCCGAAGGAGACCACGTCGGGCTGCACGCCGAGCTTCTGGTACGCCCAGGCGGCGCCGGTCAGGCCGCATCCGGTCTGCACCTCGTCGAAGATCAACAACGCGTCGAACTCGACACACAGCTCCTTCATCGCGGCCAGGAACTCCGGGCGCAGGTGGCGATCGCCGCCCTCGCCCTGGATCGGCTCGCAGATGAACGCGGCGATGTCGTCGCCGTCGGCCTCGAATGCCGCGCGGGCCTGCGCGAGTGCCGTGCGCTCGGCCTCGGCAACATCGTGGGCCTCGGAGACATAGGGCGCGTCGATCCGCGGCCAGTCGAACTTCGGGAACCGGGCGACCTTGTTCGGGTCGGTATTGGTCAGGCTCATCGTGTAGCCGGTACGCCCGTGGAACGCACCCGTCAGGTGCATGATCTTGGTGCCCAGCTCGGGGCTCTTGCCCTTGGCCTCGTTGCGGCGGCTCTTCCAGTCGAAGGCGACCTTGAGCGCGTTCTCGACGGCCAGGCCGCCACCCTCGACGAAGAACAGGTGCGGTAGCTGCGGATCGCCGAGCACCCGGGCGAAGGTCTCGACGAACTCGGCCATCGGCACCGAGTAGATGTCGGAGTTCGACGGCTTGTTGATCGCGGCCTCGGTCAGCTCGGCGCGGAACGCGTCGTCCTTCGCGAGCGCCGGGTGGTTCATCCCGAGCGCGGAGGAGGCGA harbors:
- a CDS encoding cysteine hydrolase family protein; its protein translation is MKRALVVIDVQESFRQLPRWRAVSTADIVERTVRLVEARRAQGDLVVWVLHAEPGSGTPFDPPSGHVRLIEPLTPLPGEPVITKTSRNAFTTTNLQQILTQHGVGTLMISGIQTEQCCETTARLAADLGYDVEFVTEATATFPIPHRDRGPAATDADWDAILADPRTLGTDAVIERTEYALAGRFARIVSLDELTATG
- a CDS encoding CAP domain-containing protein; this translates as MLGATALIASVSTAPSAHAGATAMNTEEREVLRLVNVERAKVGCPAVREHTTLATVARAHSVDMARYDYFSHTGRDGRSPFDRMRDAGYTGSVMAENIAAGQQTPAAVMKSWMNSSGHRANILNCRYRDLGVGVARGGSYGIYWTQNFGG
- a CDS encoding citrate/2-methylcitrate synthase, producing MSDELISTQQAADLLGVRVSTVYAYVSRGLLHRVEDGRSRQDGSRFRRDEVSRLTERRHRPRRGVFEVTVDTAVTSLDPGGRLLFRGRDAGELAERGTFERVAELIWDEPAPRVPWPACPGAPVDAVAGYSRCDRIRLGILYAAATDPERDDLSAEHFRQAGRRAIATAIATLRGTTGRAVGEGQGDPILVEPTPVDPTLAEPTPTDPTLTEPTLADPTLAEPIPPGAVAAGTWAGLVARPPTPAQLRAVDIALGVLADHELATSTLAARAAASTGADPYLIMLTGASAMAGHRHGAASAPAYDLLSRELLDPVDVDTVPAGFGHTVYTGPDPRLEVLLAAVDRFAPDVVAAVDQLAARVARRHRIAPNVDLGLAALSIGAGLPRDAGSVIFTLARLAGFVAHGIEEQGKPLRFRPRATYTGQPETGTGGPT
- a CDS encoding HNH endonuclease signature motif containing protein — protein: MEEFGGTAGQAQRLIDAALRGVREGTLTAAPDPRARLAELASWLRLRDRMDAIIAAGIRAVDDADDAMTAQGSSTRTWLAQTGRVTPGRAAALIKDAHRLGRFGAVADAHARAGISTDQAGAIVDALDRLPGDLSAGELAAGEATMIDHATAQHFDPAMLRRLGNHLVEIIAPEIADEHDRVALERAERRAHQARSLTFTADGHGTISFRGRLPQLDGEAFVAVIDAHATRDRSVAGRDPSEAELSSPEQRRADGLVELISHAQACRTAPTHGGERPRIVVTIGHEQLRALAGSAPGRASGESLRTGARVSLASMRRLACDAGLLPVVLGGAGQPLDVGREHRLVTAPIRATLTVRDRGCVLPGCDRPPERCEAHHIIPWQAGGATRLTNLVLLCRHHHGLIEPRPGAAAGSQWEVRIAADGLPEVLPPSRVDAARRPLRHPRLLHRRAGSGKAAGGPGPPDDDP
- a CDS encoding DNA-3-methyladenine glycosylase I, translated to MTVTSDDGLQRPVWADADPLLRTYYDTEWGMPVRDERGLFERLSLEAFQSGLSWATILRKRDNFREAFDHFDPELVARYGDADRERLLADAGIIRNRAKIDATIGNARATLELRAEGGLADFVWGFRPERTPEPRTADEVPSSSPESVALAKALRKKGFRFVGPTTMFALMEAVGIVDTHLVTSHRRGSSGVWS
- the lat gene encoding L-lysine 6-transaminase, encoding MTVTTSQHLAPEAVREVLGRNMLTDGFDFVLDLENSAGSELVDQRDGTRYLDMFTFFASSALGMNHPALAKDDAFRAELTEAAINKPSNSDIYSVPMAEFVETFARVLGDPQLPHLFFVEGGGLAVENALKVAFDWKSRRNEAKGKSPELGTKIMHLTGAFHGRTGYTMSLTNTDPNKVARFPKFDWPRIDAPYVSEAHDVAEAERTALAQARAAFEADGDDIAAFICEPIQGEGGDRHLRPEFLAAMKELCVEFDALLIFDEVQTGCGLTGAAWAYQKLGVQPDVVSFGKKLQVCGIMAGGRVDEVEDNVFEVPSRINSTWGGNLTDMVRSRRILEVIEADKLINNAEERGEELLAQLRELAAKHEGVVSDPRGAGLMCAITLPDGELRDRVIDKLRTDEKIFMLGCGASSIRFRPALTVSAEDITRAVQALDRVLTALS
- a CDS encoding citrate/2-methylcitrate synthase, whose translation is MISSTAPEPIVTPPGLAGVVVADTAIGDVRGEEGFFHYRQYDATELAREHTFEDVWHLVLRGALPAAEQRESWRREVAESLQVPAELAERLVTVMGASASDDPLLTLRTALSAYGALTADRPLWDSDEQTKQVRAVRSAAVVPWLVTAAHSLAGGREPRAPRPELGYVGSYLAMLTGREPSAREVEALSRYLVLTIDHGFNNSTFTARTVASTGTDLTSCLVAGVGALAGPLHGGAPSRALDALDEIALADRAEAWARGQLAEGHRVMGFGHAVYRRLDPRSELLKETAIGLGGPTAELAVAAEAEVIKVLDEAKPGRPLRANVEYYAGVVMEACGVPREMFTPTFACSRVVGWTAHVLEQSRDRKIIRPSSRYVGPPVPVSG